In uncultured Cohaesibacter sp., a genomic segment contains:
- a CDS encoding tripartite tricarboxylate transporter permease, with amino-acid sequence MEFISYLTPMFFALVGFGVVVGIIFGAIPGMTATMAVAVCLPMTYGLDLTNGLALLLGLYVGGISGGLVPAILLNIPGTPSSITTTFDGYPMTQKGEGERALKTGIMSSLFGGLFSAIVLFFFAPSLADVAIKFSYVEKFLIILFALTVIASLSRNLLLGIFSGVLGVWFSLIGSYDISSGGNGEYRLMTDAMVPYLESGFSLLPVLIGLFGLGTILQEAQKGIKEEVGRGKKLDLNGGTSFSLSVFKGQIVNLIRSSSLGTFVGMLPGVGGSAASVLAYTQQKNFSKHPETLGKGAPEGVIASESSNNGLTGGALIPLLSLGIPGDSTTAVLIGAFTLQGIQLGPLFIGNNLDTWNTMMVALVFANLVMFVVMFFAIRTIVKVITIPKYLLYPGIIMMCVVGAYAINFGIMFDVWTLLFFGLFGFLGQKVGLEVAPFIIGFILGKQAEVYFVKSLESFGTLTIFFTKSPIAMVLWALILISVAFSIYGMIKQKKNNNKEA; translated from the coding sequence ATGGAATTCATAAGCTATCTCACGCCCATGTTTTTTGCGCTGGTCGGGTTCGGCGTTGTGGTGGGTATCATCTTCGGTGCCATTCCCGGCATGACAGCAACCATGGCCGTTGCCGTCTGTCTGCCCATGACCTACGGGCTTGACCTGACCAATGGCCTTGCTCTGCTGCTCGGGCTGTATGTCGGCGGCATCTCTGGCGGGCTGGTTCCTGCCATCCTGCTCAATATTCCCGGCACGCCTTCATCGATTACCACCACGTTTGATGGCTATCCGATGACCCAGAAGGGCGAAGGCGAACGTGCCCTCAAGACCGGCATCATGTCATCGCTGTTCGGTGGGCTGTTCAGCGCCATCGTCCTGTTCTTCTTTGCGCCAAGTCTTGCGGATGTCGCAATCAAATTCTCCTATGTCGAGAAATTCCTGATCATCCTGTTTGCGCTCACTGTGATTGCCTCGCTGTCGCGCAACCTGTTGCTCGGCATCTTCAGTGGCGTGCTTGGTGTCTGGTTCAGCCTGATCGGATCCTACGACATTTCCTCTGGCGGCAATGGTGAATATCGCCTGATGACCGATGCCATGGTGCCTTATCTGGAAAGCGGCTTCTCGCTGTTGCCGGTGCTCATCGGCCTGTTTGGTCTTGGCACCATTCTTCAGGAGGCCCAGAAAGGCATCAAGGAGGAAGTCGGCAGGGGAAAGAAGCTTGATCTCAACGGCGGCACCTCCTTCAGCCTGTCGGTCTTCAAGGGTCAGATTGTCAACCTGATCCGCTCCAGCAGTCTGGGCACCTTCGTGGGCATGCTACCGGGCGTCGGAGGCAGTGCCGCCTCGGTTCTGGCCTACACCCAGCAGAAAAACTTCTCCAAGCATCCCGAGACGCTGGGCAAGGGGGCTCCCGAGGGCGTCATCGCATCGGAATCTTCCAACAACGGCCTGACGGGTGGTGCGCTGATCCCGCTGCTCTCGCTCGGTATCCCCGGAGACTCGACGACCGCCGTTCTCATCGGTGCCTTTACCCTGCAGGGCATTCAGCTCGGGCCGCTGTTCATCGGCAACAATCTCGACACCTGGAACACCATGATGGTGGCGCTGGTGTTTGCCAACCTCGTGATGTTTGTCGTGATGTTCTTTGCCATCCGGACCATCGTCAAGGTCATCACCATCCCGAAATATCTGCTCTATCCCGGTATCATCATGATGTGCGTGGTCGGGGCCTATGCAATCAACTTCGGCATCATGTTCGATGTCTGGACCCTGCTGTTCTTCGGCCTGTTCGGCTTCCTTGGCCAGAAGGTCGGGCTTGAGGTGGCGCCCTTCATCATCGGCTTCATTCTGGGCAAGCAGGCAGAGGTCTATTTCGTCAAGAGCCTCGAGTCCTTTGGCACCCTGACGATTTTCTTCACCAAGAGCCCGATTGCCATGGTGCTTTGGGCTCTGATCCTGATTTCTGTGGCCTTCTCTATCTACGGCATGATCAAGCAGAAGAAAAACAACAATAAAGAAGCGTGA
- a CDS encoding tripartite tricarboxylate transporter TctB family protein yields the protein MADGNSLFKVSIDFSQSHLLFPHIIHWILLILAVLIALTSGPKLLRQMREKKKDDKQTGAPTDWVRLLGTLVLTIIYFSLMETVGDLFPNTGFGFLFTSIPFMFLLSVLFVHQPGRREFVTITLSSIISPAVAWYVLAQMFNITLP from the coding sequence ATGGCAGATGGCAATTCACTCTTCAAGGTATCGATCGACTTCAGTCAATCGCACCTGCTCTTTCCGCACATCATTCACTGGATCCTGCTGATCCTGGCTGTCCTGATCGCTCTCACCAGCGGGCCGAAACTTCTGCGCCAGATGCGCGAGAAGAAAAAGGATGACAAGCAGACCGGAGCGCCCACGGATTGGGTGCGCCTGCTCGGAACACTGGTTCTCACGATCATCTATTTCTCGCTGATGGAAACGGTCGGTGATCTCTTCCCCAACACGGGGTTCGGCTTCCTGTTCACATCCATCCCTTTCATGTTCCTGCTCTCTGTTCTGTTCGTTCATCAGCCGGGGCGGCGGGAGTTTGTTACCATCACGCTGAGTTCGATCATCTCGCCTGCTGTCGCCTGGTATGTTCTGGCGCAGATGTTCAACATCACGCTGCCCTGA
- a CDS encoding ABC transporter substrate-binding protein, with protein sequence MKFLKSGLAVAMAAFMGIAASQAVAADAKFADNLRVVIGSKSTGGDTYQNSAIVAQALGEKLGINVKVDAVGSSAAFKALARISNGSTIMIFHDQSYLGYLYGVKGYFNIFDDFIVGPTIAINPGNAYLVPKSSPYQTIEDIIQACAKDTKIRVAIQPGGVSEIGYSALKNAIKLRYPGKEGNLVAVNTGSQSDKNQLLFDGQADLIQGSVQANEQYTQLPVEDQKAMRFVWLTAREETIKQTKPEGMGNTTQAHLLEFVSPKVSVTLDGKQDFTFDKEFFFLYNKKMDPALIEALDKALGEIYAEGKIEETQKNSFFIPNFKPSAEAAAYLKDKMEKYDVIIKSIH encoded by the coding sequence ATGAAGTTTCTGAAAAGCGGGCTCGCGGTCGCAATGGCTGCGTTCATGGGCATTGCTGCATCGCAAGCTGTTGCTGCCGATGCCAAGTTCGCCGACAATCTGCGCGTCGTCATCGGCTCCAAGTCGACCGGCGGTGACACCTATCAAAACTCGGCCATCGTAGCACAGGCTCTGGGCGAGAAACTCGGCATCAACGTCAAGGTTGACGCCGTTGGCTCCAGCGCCGCCTTCAAGGCCTTGGCACGCATCTCCAACGGCAGCACGATCATGATCTTCCATGATCAGTCCTATCTTGGCTATCTCTACGGCGTGAAGGGCTACTTCAACATCTTTGACGACTTCATTGTGGGGCCAACCATTGCCATCAATCCGGGCAATGCCTATCTGGTTCCAAAGAGCTCTCCGTACCAGACCATTGAAGACATCATTCAGGCCTGCGCCAAGGACACCAAGATCCGCGTTGCCATCCAGCCCGGCGGCGTTTCTGAAATCGGCTATTCAGCGCTGAAAAATGCCATCAAGCTGCGCTATCCGGGCAAGGAAGGCAATCTGGTTGCCGTGAACACCGGCTCTCAGTCCGACAAAAACCAGCTGCTGTTTGACGGGCAGGCTGATCTCATTCAGGGCTCTGTTCAGGCCAACGAACAATATACGCAACTGCCAGTTGAAGATCAGAAAGCCATGCGCTTTGTCTGGCTGACTGCTCGCGAAGAAACCATCAAGCAAACCAAACCGGAAGGCATGGGCAACACCACTCAGGCGCATTTGCTTGAATTTGTTTCCCCGAAGGTGTCTGTCACCCTTGATGGCAAGCAGGACTTCACGTTCGATAAGGAATTCTTCTTCCTTTACAACAAGAAGATGGACCCGGCTCTGATCGAGGCGCTGGATAAGGCTCTTGGCGAAATCTATGCCGAAGGCAAGATTGAGGAGACCCAGAAGAACTCCTTCTTCATTCCGAACTTCAAACCATCTGCTGAGGCTGCCGCTTATCTCAAGGACAAGATGGAAAAGTATGACGTGATCATCAAGAGCATCCACTAG